GCCACCATCACACCCACGACGAGCAAAGCAATCGTGCCGATTTTTAGAAAGCTCGAAAGGTAGTCGCGCGGGCACAAGAGTAGCCACACCGGCAGTACTGATGCGATGAACCCATAGCCCGCCAGGGCGATGATTGTTTGGTTTTTCGTCAGTAAAAAAAATCGTTCAAAAATCGAGCCGGGAACCCAGTTGCCGATGATGACGGCGGCGAGGACGGCCACCACTCCAAACGCCGACGCGCCGGCAATGCCGCCTCCCTTTCGAACCTTTGTGATGTACCAACCCATGACCAGGCCGATTGGGATTGTGCAGGCGATAGTGAAAGTGCCCCAGGAACTGCCCGGCACCAATTCCAGTGATCCGGCAGGGAGATCAATGGCGCTGGTTTCGTTTGTGTTCGCCGACCAGTCGGCGGGCGTCTCAATCAAGAATGATTCGGATCGCAGAGTGGGAGGCGTGGACGGGGCGTAATAGACTTGGCAATTCTCGGGAAAGCGGTAGACGGCCTTTTGTTCGCTGCTGTGAGCCGAGACTTTTTCGACGGACGTTTCGCCGGGCAGAATGACGCGCGTGCCCTCGGCCAATCGCACCTCGTCCCCGCCCAGCGCTTTGACCACCACAAAGCCCAAGCCCGCCAAAGCAATCACAACGATAAAGAGAATCGCGGCCGAGACGATGATAGCCGCGGGCCGACCCAACTCAGTGCGGGCGATCTCGGCCAAAGACTTGCCGTCACGTCGAACCGACGCTGCCAGCACCAGCATGTCTTGTACGGCGCCCGCCAGGCACACGCCGATCACCAGCCATAACAACCCCGGCATGTAGCCGTATTGAATCGCCAGAACCGGACCGATAAGCGGGCCGGCGCCGGA
Above is a window of Pirellulales bacterium DNA encoding:
- a CDS encoding carbon starvation CstA family protein gives rise to the protein MLLANIFFEEQDGRLIWHAMPLLLGALCVLAIAYRYYSAFLAAKVAALDDSRLTPAYRFRDGHNYDPTNKWVLFGHHFAAISGAGPLIGPVLAIQYGYMPGLLWLVIGVCLAGAVQDMLVLAASVRRDGKSLAEIARTELGRPAAIIVSAAILFIVVIALAGLGFVVVKALGGDEVRLAEGTRVILPGETSVEKVSAHSSEQKAVYRFPENCQVYYAPSTPPTLRSESFLIETPADWSANTNETSAIDLPAGSLELVPGSSWGTFTIACTIPIGLVMGWYITKVRKGGGIAGASAFGVVAVLAAVIIGNWVPGSIFERFFLLTKNQTIIALAGYGFIASVLPVWLLLCPRDYLSSFLKIGTIALLVVGVMVANPRLQCPPLNQQFLHGGPTFKGDIFPFVFICIMCGSISGFHSLVASGTTPKMVEKESHIRAIGYGAMLMEGLVGIVALIAA